In Prochlorococcus marinus XMU1406, the genomic stretch ATGCCCCCATCAACTTCAATGTCTACATCTAAGTTTTTTTCTATAATAAAGTTTCTTATTTCTCTGATTTTATTAAGCATTGTTGGTATGTAAGCTTGACCACCAAACCCTGGATTAACTGTCATAACCAAAACATGATCAACCATATCCATAATGTTTTTAATCATTTCAAAAGGAGTATGAGGGTTTAATGCAACAGAAGGAGATCCTCCAAGGTCTCTAATTCTTCCGAGAACTCTATGCAAATGAATATTAGCTTCGGCATGAGCTATTACTACCCCAGGTTCACCATTTGCCCCTTTTGTAGCGTTTACATAAGATTCAAGCATGGTTTCACAATTATATTGACTCACCATTAATTGAGTTTCAAAAGGGACATTGCAATATTTCCTGCATGCAGCAATCATTTCAGGACCGAATGTAAGATTTGGGACGAAATTTCCATCCATTACATCAAATTGTATTCTATCTACCCCAGCTTCCTCGAGCTCTTTAACACATGCCCCCATATTTGCCCAATCTGCAGGTAAAACTGAAGGAATTATTTGAATTGGTCTATTAACACCAGCTAAATTTGCTTGATTTGTCTCAGTCATTTAATTTTTAAAATATTTAATAAAGATACTATATTTAGTTGTTTATTCCTAATTTAAAGTCACGGCCTGATAAAGTAACAGCTGTAAAGAGTTAAAAAAAGCTTACTAGCATAATAATTCTCATAAAAAATGATATTTTTTATGAGATCATACTCAAAACCTTTTAGAAAATCCTCAAAAATTTAATTGTGAATCAAACTTTAATTCAAGAAATTCTCGAAGTTGTCGAGCAAGCAGCAATTGCTTCAGCAAAACTAACAGGACTTGGTCAAAAAGATGAAGCTGATGCTGCAGCTGTGGAAGCAATGAGATTGCGAATGGGCAAAATTGAAATGAAAGGGAAAATTGTTATTGGTGAAGGTGAAAGAGATGAAGCACCTATGCTTTATATAGGTGAAGAGGTGGGAAGTGGAAGTGGACCAGGTGTTGACTTTGCGGTAGATCCTTGTGAAGGAACAAATCTTTGTGCAAATAATCAAAGAGGCTCTATGGCCGTTTTGGCAGCATCAGATACCGGTGGTCTTTTTAATGCACCTGATTTTTACATGAACAAATTAGCAGCTCCGCCTGCTGCAAAAGGGAAAGTAGATATTAGAAATTCGGCTACTGAAAACTTGAAAATTCTTAGTGATTGCTTGGAACTCTCTATTGATGAACTTACTGTTGTTGTAATGGATAGAACGAGGCATAAAGACTTAATTAATGAAATTCGTGGATGTGGTGCAAAAGTACAACCGATTTCTGATGGTGATGTTCAAGCTGCAATTGCATGTGGGTTTGCAGGAACTGGAACACATTGCTTGATGGGTATAGGTGCAGCTCCAGAAGGTGTTATTTCCGCAGCTGCAATGAGAGCTCTAGGTGGACACTTTCAAGGACAACTAGTTTATGATCCAGCAATCGCTCAAACTTCTGAATGGGCTGATTACACAAAAGAAGGGAATATAAAACGTCTAAATGAAATGGGCATAACAGATATAGATAAAATCTACGAAGCTAACGAATTGGCATCTGGAGAAAATGTTGTTTTCGCTGGAAGTGGAATAACTGATGGATTATTATTTGACGGAGTTAAATTTGAAAGAGATTGTGTTAGAACAAGTAGTTTAGTAATAAGTACATTAGATAGTACTGCAAGATTCACAAATACTGTCCATATAAAAGATGGTGCTAAGAGTATCAGTCTTTAAAAATTTACTTTTAATTTTATGCATATTGTTGTCGTCGGACTAAGTCATCGCACGGCACCCGTCGAAGTGCGTGAGAAGTTAAGTATTCCTGACCAATCCATAACAGAATCATTGGAAGCATTAAAAGCTTTCTCTGATGTGTTAGAGGTGTCAATTTTAAGTACTTGTAATAGGCTAGAAATATACGCTCTAGTAAAGGATAAAAATACTGGTATTTCATCAATTAAAGAATTTATATCAGGTTATTCAGGAATTATTTTTGAAGATTTAAATCCTCATCTTTTTTGCTTTAGACAGGAAGATGCAGTTTTGCATTTAATGAAAGTTTCTGCGGGACTCGATAGCCTTGTTCTTGGCGAAGGACAAATCCTTTCTCAGGTAAAAAAAATGATGAGATTAGGTCAAGAGAATCAATCTATTGGGCCTATTCTTAATAGACTATTAACCCAATCTGTTAGTACAGGTAAAAAAGTTAGATCTGAAACAAATTTAGGCACTGGAGCTGTATCAATCAGTTCGGCAGCAGTAGAACTTGCTCAATTAAAAATTGGACAAGAAAAG encodes the following:
- the glpX gene encoding class II fructose-bisphosphatase; amino-acid sequence: MNQTLIQEILEVVEQAAIASAKLTGLGQKDEADAAAVEAMRLRMGKIEMKGKIVIGEGERDEAPMLYIGEEVGSGSGPGVDFAVDPCEGTNLCANNQRGSMAVLAASDTGGLFNAPDFYMNKLAAPPAAKGKVDIRNSATENLKILSDCLELSIDELTVVVMDRTRHKDLINEIRGCGAKVQPISDGDVQAAIACGFAGTGTHCLMGIGAAPEGVISAAAMRALGGHFQGQLVYDPAIAQTSEWADYTKEGNIKRLNEMGITDIDKIYEANELASGENVVFAGSGITDGLLFDGVKFERDCVRTSSLVISTLDSTARFTNTVHIKDGAKSISL
- the rpe gene encoding ribulose-phosphate 3-epimerase, producing MTETNQANLAGVNRPIQIIPSVLPADWANMGACVKELEEAGVDRIQFDVMDGNFVPNLTFGPEMIAACRKYCNVPFETQLMVSQYNCETMLESYVNATKGANGEPGVVIAHAEANIHLHRVLGRIRDLGGSPSVALNPHTPFEMIKNIMDMVDHVLVMTVNPGFGGQAYIPTMLNKIREIRNFIIEKNLDVDIEVDGGIKANWTISQCAYAGANCFIAGSGMFAYPTLKEGCDDLRKVAQEAQKGNVISEPQ